The genomic region TGTGACTGTCAGCCGGACAAACAGCTGTTGTGTTGAATCTgtcatttgtcatcatttcGGAGCCTTAAACTCCACGTGTTGTTAGTTGATCactctgaaatgtgttttcactcgGAGTCAAGCTGTTCCTCCGTTTTCTTATGGAACTGTGAGAGTGACTGAATGATTTCCAGTTTCTAACCTGGACAGTAATAAGTGACTGCAGTGTCTGAGAAGCTCCCACGTTTGTGTGATTACTTTGGAGAAGTTCCGTTGTTGGTTCCGCATGACTTGGTCAAGGTCCCCGAGGTTCAGAGTGCGTAATTACGCACAGGGCTTGGTGCGCTGCAGCTGGTTGGCTGGATGAGTGTTTTCTAGCGGTGGTGGAGGCTGTGGCATCATCCTGTAAACACACATAGTATCATGAAAGATGAAGAAATCAGTGAAGGTGCTCACACCCTCTTTTCAAACAGTCGcatttaaagttcattttaaaaCGATGTGCTTCTTTGGTTTGATGGTGGAGACACCAGTGAAATGATTTTATTAACATGTTTCTGTGGAGATGCATCACTGCTGCATGGGACTGGATCTGAATCTGTTCTGTGTATTTAGTATTTACTGGTTGAGGTGAGAAATTAGAGGTTTGaacagttgcatttttttgaaaaatgtactgttattatattataaaaagTCAGCATCTCTAAATGTAGCTGCGTAAACTGGCACAATAATggtaaatgataaaaactttcaATAACTggtaaaaaatgtccacataaaattaaaatatttctatgtatggtaatttgttctttgacAACATTTGACCTCAAAAtcacactatttttactgtatatgtttatttatatcaTCATTTaatagatgttttctttttttggaaaaaaacatgcttatATTAAATGCTGACAAATGGTAATCATTTCTAAATTGTAATTatgtgtttaaccctcctgtcatcctgcgggtcaaattgacccattttaaagtttgaaaatgtggggaaaaatatatatattgtcacagtgaaaacttccacattttcaacatttttgtgaaatttttgaacattttttggtggaaaaaagaaatgttaaaataaaagtttcttaaagaacattcagaaaaaaagcaaccaaaatccagtgaaattcactggattttggttgttttttgtcccaaatgttcttaaagaaaatattagaaattttactgacatatatgtaatcacattagatatttttaggattttttggggaagatttttattcattttttgaagataattacactttttatttttaaattatttttcaaaaaaattatttcttgccaaatttggggatttttttaaaaaaaataaaacttttaagggaaacttttaaggaattttcttcttgagaCAGACATTGGACAATCAGGGTCCTGTCTTTGACTGGACAGCAGCTTCACCGCTGTGTCCACCTGGATCCAGTTTAGTTTGATGGAATCAAGTGAACGATGTGACGAGCAGAAAAGTCTCTGaggtcaaacagcagcagagtttcaaatgtgactttgtttctgtttccagaGGACTTGGGACCTTCATTGAAGCCCTGATCCACTGATCCAGGGAGACGCAGACTCCAACTggttacacacagacacacacacacacacacagacacacacacacacacaccaccatgTTTACCCATCATCCTCCCcacctctctccttcctcctcttcctctagctcctccccctccttgCTTTCTCCCCTCGCTCCgcctttctctcctctctcctccccctcttcctctccttcctcctcctcctcctcctcctcgttttctcccatccctccctccctctttccaccctcctctccctcctcctcctcctcctcctcctcctcctcctcgttttctcccatccctccctccctctttccaccctcctctccctcttcctcctcctcctcttgtctTCGTTCTCCTGATCCacatcctccttctcctttaCCACTGACCGGCTGGACTTGCAGGATCACGGATGAGGACGACCTCAAGATCTACTTTCGCAGGGTGCCCTCACTGTCCTCCCTGTCTGCTCccatttcttcctcctcctctccctcctcctcctcctcctctccctcctcctcctcctcctcgctttctcccatccctccctccctctttccaccctcctctccctcttcctccagctcctcttgtCTTTGTTCTCCTGACCCacatcctccttctcctttaCCACTGACCGGCTGGACTTCCACGATCACAGATGAGGGCAAGCTCAAGATCTTCGTTCGTACGGTGCCCTCACTGTCCTCCCTGTCTGCTCccatttcttcctcctcccttcctccttctcctcttccacaGGTTTCTCTAGTACCAGCAGATGGGAGTCCGACCTGTCGGATCTCCACGGAGGAGAACATTTCTCTTCAGAGGCCGCCCTCTAGCGCCTCCTCTAGCTCCTCCTCTTGCTCCTCCTCTTGCTCCTCCTCTTGCTCCTCCTCTTGCAACTCCCCCTGCatgtcttcctccctccctgctatctgctctcctccctcctctctgtctgcttCTAACACCTGTCCTCATGTTTCTCCTCCTCAGCCCCCACAGGTCTCCAAGCCCACTTTGGCTACTGGTCCTCCTGTGGAGCCTCGTGCTCCGGCAGCGGGTCCAAGTAGTCCAAAGTGGGTGAGGAACCTGCGGGCCCTCATGGAGGAGTGCAACAGGCGGCGTGGCGGCCTGACAGGTAAGAGAGGTGCTGGGCCTCCAGCAGGCCAACCTCCAGGTAAGAGGTCTCCCACTTAGACTCttacatttaatataatttcattCTAGTCTTTAGGTTTTTAAGTTTTACTGAATGTGATTCATGTTGGATGTGATCTGaccagattttatttgaatgatCCTGTTGTGATGATGTCTGGTTGATCtattccaactttatttgaatagattttattttattctactttatgtattttctctttGTATAGTGTGATTTATGTTGGATGTGATTTGatcagactttatttgaatGATCCTGTTGTGATGATGTCTGGTTGATCTATTCTGACtttatttgaatcatttttttctggttttattgtaCATAGTTCGTTTGCACACTGTGATTTATGTTGGATGTGATCTGaccagattttatttgaatgatCCTGTTGTGATGATGTCTGGTTGATCtattccaactttatttgaatgaatttaaatgtattatctACTGTTtgtggccctgtgatggactggcgagctgtccagggtgtctctgCCTTCGCCAGGAGTCGACTAGGAAAGACTCCAGCCCCacatgaccctacagaggatcaAGTGGAGtgtagaggatggatggatggatggatggatggatggatggatggatggatggatggatggatggatggatggatggatggatggatggatgtgctCTGTGTGATTCCAGCTGAACTCTGTCCTTGTCAGTGGGACTCAGGTCAGGGTGTCTTTCAGTGGTGTGGGTGGATGTGGGGGGAATAGCGCCCTCACAGTGAAGCTGTATCAGTTGTaatatgtgtgtctgcatcccaccctggacccacaGTGGAGTCCACAGTGACAAGGACCAGAGTTCAGTGGAAGCACACtgggaggggggaggaagaTTTCACGGGCCGCTGCACAGCGGTGGCccgtgacaaggtaagtttcaggtttacattttatattcataACACAAGAAGTTTTTAAATCTTCAATAGGAGGTGATAAATGTTCTGACATGttctcctgttgtttttttctgctccagGTCCCAGCTCCAGCAGACCCATGAAGATGACCAACCGAGCCCACCAGAGACGACCCCAGAGACTACAACCAGACGACAGGACAACTTTCTAAAGAGCAGAATGCACTGGTACTTTACAAAGAATCACCCTACAGATACTGCATGTTTACATAGGGATTTAGTATACTGCATATCACTGACTGAGAGAATGTAGTTCTGTCAGAGTCGATGGAAAAATCAATCCacgtgtgtttttgttttttttaatcgctGCTTCCTGGACACTGAATGATTTCAACAAGGATGGAACATCGAGGAGAGAAAAGATGTTAAGAAGAAAAGGATGATGGGAACCAGATCCAGGACCAGTGCATGAGATGTGAGAccacaaaactaaaacaaggTGAGTCCATGGAGTGAACTGACTCATTAGATACTTGATGTTAATATGAGCACATGCACTTCTATGGTTCAAATGTGattatttatctgtgatttactgaaccttcttgctgtgtttttgctctctttAGAGCTCTCTCTGCAAGACACCCAGTAAAATGAAGGATCAGATCAGgacaagagactggacaagagcAGCCCCAGCATGTGAATACAGACTATGGAAGAGGGGATGCTTGTTATAGTGACACAAAAGGTGAGACGACAAAGAAATCTAattctgttgtgtttcattattttcaccaTGCTGTGGCCTATAACAAAgagcatcatccatccattagctacacTTTTTATCCTATATAGAGTTGCAGGGGctgcaggtcaccagtccaccTCAGagtgatcacaaagagacagacaactaTTCACACTAACACTGTAGATTTAGTTTAGAGTCATCAGTTAACCTTCCATGTATGTGTTTGGATTGCAGGAGGAAGTCAGTGTACAAAGAGAAAATCCCACACAGTCAGAGaacatgaagaggaagaagcagaTGAG from Amphiprion ocellaris isolate individual 3 ecotype Okinawa unplaced genomic scaffold, ASM2253959v1 Aocel_unscaffolded79, whole genome shotgun sequence harbors:
- the LOC111564912 gene encoding uncharacterized protein DDB_G0271670-like, producing MFTHHPPHLSPSSSSSSSSPSLLSPLAPPFSPLSSPSSSPSSSSSSSSFSPIPPSLFPPSSPSSSSSSSSSSSFSPIPPSLFPPSSPSSSSSSCLRSPDPHPPSPLPLTGWTCRITDEDDLKIYFRRVPSLSSLSAPISSSSSPSSSSSSPSSSSSSLSPIPPSLFPPSSPSSSSSSCLCSPDPHPPSPLPLTGWTSTITDEGKLKIFVRTVPSLSSLSAPISSSSLPPSPLPQVSLVPADGSPTCRISTEENISLQRPPSSASSSSSSCSSSCSSSCSSSCNSPCMSSSLPAICSPPSSLSASNTCPHVSPPQPPQVSKPTLATGPPVEPRAPAAGPSSPKWVRNLRALMEECNRRRGGLTGKRGAGPPAGQPPGKRSPT